In one Candidatus Binatia bacterium genomic region, the following are encoded:
- a CDS encoding amidohydrolase family protein: MLDWSAETNPHIHPLEKTIKLEPKRDFLSPSRASLTSHEALCNKPDMRNGKPGRRSRTRSATPAHVIDSDGHVRETDKEIIEYMSPGYRSRRDAMLYFPLVPHHGWHRSIPQNDYRRQDFRVPDWREWAEKLDEGKIELTVLYPTRFMHIGQIGNPEYAAELCRAYNDFLHDRFLSRDERFRGMALLPLQDIQSAVKELRRAVKRYGMVGGILPAEGLPLPLGHSQYRPIFEEADRLGCALSVHSCTSLRDNDRFLQPNEVAALAHVIPQMRQFTNIMFSGLMDKLKRLRLGFLEAGCGWVPYMIGKIEERLERVPRKERPVLPSDLLARKRLFFQCGEEMTTRRDIELLGDGCLLWASDFPHEATKTDLGKLVKEFCERKDLARVSKKKILYDNPRKFYAL, from the coding sequence ATGTTGGATTGGTCCGCTGAAACCAACCCTCACATACACCCGTTGGAAAAGACGATCAAGCTGGAACCGAAGAGGGATTTCCTGTCACCGAGCCGCGCTTCGTTGACAAGCCACGAGGCTCTATGCAACAAACCCGACATGAGGAACGGCAAGCCGGGACGGCGCTCTCGGACTCGCTCGGCGACGCCGGCCCACGTCATCGACTCGGACGGACACGTCCGCGAGACCGACAAAGAGATCATCGAATATATGTCTCCGGGCTACAGGTCGCGGCGCGACGCGATGCTGTACTTTCCGCTGGTGCCGCATCACGGCTGGCACCGCTCGATCCCTCAGAACGACTACCGGCGCCAGGATTTCCGCGTGCCGGATTGGCGCGAGTGGGCGGAGAAGCTCGACGAGGGAAAGATCGAGTTAACCGTCCTCTATCCCACCCGCTTCATGCACATCGGCCAGATCGGCAACCCCGAGTACGCGGCCGAGCTCTGCCGCGCCTACAACGACTTCCTCCATGATCGGTTCTTGAGCCGCGACGAAAGATTCCGCGGCATGGCGCTGCTGCCGCTGCAGGATATCCAAAGCGCGGTCAAAGAATTGCGCCGGGCGGTGAAGCGCTACGGCATGGTGGGAGGGATCTTGCCGGCCGAAGGCCTGCCGCTTCCGCTGGGCCATTCTCAGTACCGGCCGATCTTCGAGGAAGCCGACCGGCTCGGCTGCGCGCTTTCCGTTCATTCATGCACGTCGCTCAGAGACAACGATCGCTTTTTGCAACCCAACGAGGTGGCCGCTCTGGCGCACGTCATTCCGCAGATGCGCCAGTTCACGAACATCATGTTCTCGGGCCTGATGGACAAGCTCAAAAGGCTAAGACTCGGCTTTCTCGAGGCCGGCTGCGGCTGGGTTCCTTATATGATCGGCAAAATCGAGGAGCGGCTGGAGCGCGTGCCGCGGAAAGAGCGGCCGGTCTTGCCGAGCGACCTTCTCGCCCGCAAGCGGCTTTTCTTTCAATGCGGCGAAGAGATGACGACGCGCCGCGACATCGAGCTGTTGGGCGACGGCTGCCTGCTCTGGGCCTCCGACTTCCCGCACGAAGCGACCAAAACCGACCTCGGGAAGCTGGTGAAAGAGTTCTGTGAGCGCAAAGATCTCGCGCGCGTTTCGAAGAAAAAAATCCTCTACGACAATCCGAGAAAATTTTACGCGCTTTGA
- a CDS encoding amidohydrolase family protein — translation MPYDILIKGARVIDGSGTPSHTGDVAVQRGRIAEVGRINGGAWRVIDAGGLALSPGFIDFHTHLDAQLLWDPIATSSCWHGITTVIPGNCGLTLAPCRPQDRESTLGSFVRVEAMPLQVLRSAVNWEWETFPEYLNRLDGRLGVNVAALLGHCALRQYVMGDAACEREATDDEIGRMKNILKESVRAGAIGFSTNQNPVHMRTDGRPIPSRLAAEKEILELAGVLGDLNRGSVQISVGTPGIAVPADKAVGWFNRIAARASRPVVWQSIAHRWDQPDLWRQLLDLAKESQAEGVPSYPLCNARLFNNRFNLKNAQVFDDLPTWKETLFTPLDARIERFRDPELRKKLREEAVENRFRSRFSRRWDLVYMIKAASAKNKSLEKKSVAEIAAMQGKEVIDAFLDLSLEEGLETQFQTSSTNGDESAVAEILRSPYTLVGQSDAGAHLIYDSGYGYATRFLGYWIRERNVMGLEEGVRKLTSMVASIFGLQDRGLIRAGMAADLVLFDPETVGDSEPEMVSDLPGGEKRLVQKSTGVQMTIVNGQVLTENGKHSGALPGRVLGKDEG, via the coding sequence ATGCCTTACGATATCCTCATCAAAGGGGCGCGGGTGATCGACGGCAGCGGGACGCCTTCCCACACGGGCGACGTCGCGGTGCAACGGGGGAGGATCGCGGAAGTGGGCCGCATTAACGGCGGCGCTTGGCGCGTAATCGACGCCGGCGGTCTCGCCCTATCGCCGGGCTTCATCGACTTCCACACGCACCTAGACGCCCAGCTTCTCTGGGATCCGATTGCGACTTCGTCGTGCTGGCACGGAATCACGACGGTTATTCCGGGAAACTGCGGCCTCACGCTTGCGCCGTGCCGTCCGCAAGACAGAGAGAGCACGCTCGGAAGCTTCGTGCGCGTCGAGGCCATGCCCCTCCAGGTCCTCAGGTCTGCGGTCAATTGGGAGTGGGAAACTTTTCCCGAGTATCTGAATCGTCTCGACGGCAGGCTCGGCGTCAACGTCGCGGCTCTTCTCGGCCACTGCGCGCTGCGCCAGTACGTCATGGGCGACGCGGCATGCGAGCGGGAGGCGACAGACGACGAGATCGGGAGGATGAAAAACATTCTCAAGGAGAGCGTGCGCGCCGGCGCGATCGGATTTTCCACCAACCAGAATCCGGTGCACATGCGCACCGACGGCAGGCCGATTCCCAGCCGCCTCGCCGCGGAAAAGGAGATTCTGGAGCTTGCGGGGGTCTTGGGCGATCTGAATCGCGGATCGGTTCAGATCTCGGTAGGAACTCCCGGCATAGCGGTTCCCGCCGACAAGGCGGTAGGATGGTTCAATCGCATCGCCGCGCGCGCGAGCCGCCCCGTCGTCTGGCAAAGCATCGCTCACCGTTGGGACCAGCCCGATCTCTGGCGCCAGCTTCTCGATTTGGCCAAAGAGAGTCAGGCCGAAGGCGTTCCATCGTATCCGCTCTGCAACGCGCGCCTGTTCAACAATCGCTTCAATCTGAAAAACGCCCAGGTCTTCGACGATCTGCCGACGTGGAAGGAAACTCTATTCACGCCTCTCGACGCGAGAATCGAGCGCTTCCGCGATCCCGAGCTGCGAAAAAAACTCCGCGAGGAGGCGGTGGAAAATCGCTTTCGTTCGCGCTTTTCCCGGCGCTGGGATCTCGTCTACATGATCAAAGCGGCGAGCGCGAAAAATAAATCGCTGGAGAAAAAAAGCGTTGCCGAGATTGCCGCCATGCAGGGAAAAGAAGTGATCGACGCGTTTCTCGATCTCTCTCTGGAAGAAGGTCTGGAGACGCAGTTTCAGACTTCCAGCACCAACGGGGACGAGAGCGCCGTGGCGGAGATTCTCCGAAGCCCTTACACTCTGGTCGGCCAGTCCGACGCGGGGGCGCATCTCATCTACGACAGCGGTTACGGCTACGCGACGCGCTTTCTCGGATATTGGATCAGGGAGCGAAACGTCATGGGCCTCGAAGAAGGCGTGCGCAAGCTCACTTCCATGGTCGCTTCAATCTTCGGCCTTCAAGACCGCGGTCTGATCCGCGCGGGCATGGCGGCGGACCTCGTTCTCTTCGATCCCGAAACGGTGGGCGACTCCGAGCCGGAGATGGTAAGCGACTTGCCCGGAGGGGAAAAGCGGCTCGTCCAGAAATCCACGGGAGTGCAAATGACGATCGTGAACGGCCAAGTGCTCACTGAAAACGGCAAGCATAGCGGCGCGCTTCCCGGAAGGGTATTGGGAAAGGATGAGGGATGA
- a CDS encoding extracellular solute-binding protein, with product MKIRLISALIVSGFFAFTATAAEVQQKAEAEGKVVLYASMNNADVKALADGFKQLYPKIDIQFYRASDAPLMEKVMTEARAGKPLWDVIATTGFYGHFLKKRGMLEAYDSPERKYFRDVYKDPQAFWTSTYTTYSVVGYNTKLVPKTSISKSYQDLLKPEWKGQVGMEARPYEWFATTMKNMGGEEKGLDFMRRFAQQQPQARTGRTLIAQLVAAGEFKASVTVYSQSYEILKGSGAPVEWVALDPVYASVHPTGIAAKAPNPNAARLLMDYLLSKKGQEIIRSLRRIPDRTDTPPDPPRLIEGIRPAVTSAEVYDDFDRYIRLFGETFKFAK from the coding sequence ATGAAGATAAGACTCATTTCTGCGCTCATCGTCTCCGGCTTTTTCGCTTTTACGGCGACAGCCGCCGAAGTGCAACAAAAGGCGGAGGCGGAGGGCAAGGTCGTTCTTTACGCCTCGATGAACAACGCCGACGTGAAAGCGCTCGCCGACGGATTCAAGCAGCTCTATCCCAAGATCGACATCCAGTTCTATCGCGCGAGCGACGCGCCGCTCATGGAAAAAGTGATGACCGAAGCGCGAGCGGGCAAGCCGCTCTGGGACGTGATCGCGACGACGGGCTTCTACGGCCACTTCCTCAAGAAGCGGGGGATGCTCGAAGCCTACGACTCGCCGGAGAGAAAATACTTTCGCGACGTCTATAAGGACCCGCAGGCGTTCTGGACTTCCACCTACACGACGTATTCGGTCGTCGGCTACAACACCAAGCTGGTGCCGAAGACAAGCATTTCAAAGTCTTATCAGGATCTGCTGAAGCCCGAATGGAAAGGGCAGGTCGGGATGGAGGCGCGTCCTTACGAGTGGTTCGCCACCACGATGAAAAATATGGGCGGCGAAGAAAAGGGACTCGACTTCATGCGCCGCTTCGCCCAGCAGCAGCCGCAGGCGCGCACCGGGAGGACGCTCATCGCCCAGCTCGTGGCCGCCGGCGAATTCAAAGCCTCCGTCACGGTCTACTCGCAGAGCTATGAGATTCTCAAGGGCAGCGGCGCGCCGGTGGAATGGGTGGCGCTCGATCCGGTCTACGCGAGCGTTCATCCGACGGGCATCGCGGCGAAAGCGCCGAACCCGAACGCGGCGCGCCTGCTGATGGACTACCTCCTGTCCAAGAAAGGCCAGGAGATTATCCGCTCTCTAAGGCGGATTCCCGACCGAACCGACACGCCGCCCGATCCGCCGCGCCTGATCGAAGGCATCCGCCCCGCGGTCACTTCGGCCGAGGTCTACGACGACTTCGATCGCTACATCCGGCTCTTCGGCGAGACTTTCAAGTTCGCAAAATAG
- a CDS encoding ABC transporter ATP-binding protein, which yields MRVVIHGLTKTFVSGPKGEKKVRALGGVDLEVKDREFFGVIGPTGCGKTTLLHILAGLEKPTDGTVEFVGEKRTEAMVSMVFQDAALMPWRTVANNVPLGPEFRKQPVPIYRRVTQFFLEMVRMVDFSGTNPLELSGGMKQKVAIARALANDPEVIVMDEPFANLDAQTRLLLREELISIWEKHKKTVILVTHNLEEAVMLCDRVAVMSASPGVIKSVVPIDVKRPRGIKSMSDPDFIRCMEKIWELLRNEVDRAMRENHPSKAEQPPAPKKKHDWWW from the coding sequence ATGCGCGTCGTCATTCACGGGCTGACCAAAACTTTTGTCAGCGGGCCGAAGGGCGAGAAAAAAGTGCGCGCGCTCGGCGGCGTCGATCTCGAAGTGAAAGACCGTGAATTTTTCGGCGTCATCGGTCCGACGGGCTGCGGCAAGACGACGCTGCTGCACATACTCGCAGGACTGGAAAAGCCGACGGACGGCACGGTGGAGTTTGTCGGCGAGAAGCGCACCGAAGCGATGGTCTCGATGGTGTTTCAGGACGCGGCGCTGATGCCCTGGCGAACGGTGGCGAACAACGTCCCGTTGGGGCCGGAGTTCCGCAAGCAGCCGGTTCCCATATATAGAAGGGTGACGCAGTTCTTCCTCGAAATGGTGCGCATGGTCGATTTCAGCGGCACCAACCCGCTCGAGCTGTCCGGCGGCATGAAACAGAAAGTGGCGATCGCGCGCGCGCTAGCCAACGATCCGGAAGTGATCGTCATGGACGAGCCCTTCGCCAACCTCGACGCCCAGACGCGGCTGCTGCTGCGCGAAGAGCTGATAAGCATCTGGGAAAAGCACAAGAAGACCGTGATCCTGGTCACGCACAACCTCGAAGAGGCGGTGATGCTCTGCGACCGCGTCGCGGTGATGAGCGCTTCGCCGGGTGTGATCAAGAGCGTGGTCCCGATCGACGTCAAGCGCCCGCGCGGCATCAAGAGCATGAGCGACCCGGACTTCATCCGCTGTATGGAAAAGATTTGGGAATTGCTGCGCAACGAAGTCGATCGCGCGATGAGGGAAAACCACCCGTCGAAAGCCGAGCAGCCGCCGGCCCCGAAGAAAAAGCACGATTGGTGGTGGTAA
- a CDS encoding Gfo/Idh/MocA family oxidoreductase, whose amino-acid sequence MADTFRTLKVGVAGLGVGSTQIIPALEKMPGMKLVAAADLRKDALEAFKQKYGGRVYDSVEKLCADPKVEAVWISTPNQFHCEHVIAAAERGKHAVVEKPMALTIEECESMVAAVEKNKVKLLCGHTQSFNPAIRAMRKAIASGELGGLRALHTWMYTDWMLRPRMPAELDHKLGGGVVYRQGPHQIDTIRLLGAGMVRSVRAVTGQWMSERPAPGYYSAFLEFEDGTPASVVYNGYGYFDTSELTWGIGERHYNQEERARVRSQLRNKTLDEEKAKEAMRFGGKREGEFSHDAAVQADRATHGIQGGGHFFGITLATCERGDIRQSPDGIYLYGDEGRREIPVTGRSASRFSELNELYEAVTQDRPVYHDGRWGMATLEVCLAIMQSARERREIFLAHQSPTSD is encoded by the coding sequence ATGGCGGACACTTTTAGAACCCTGAAAGTCGGCGTCGCCGGCCTCGGCGTCGGCAGCACGCAGATTATTCCTGCGTTGGAGAAGATGCCCGGCATGAAGCTCGTCGCCGCGGCGGATTTGCGCAAGGATGCGCTCGAGGCGTTCAAGCAAAAGTACGGCGGCCGGGTTTACGACAGCGTGGAAAAACTCTGCGCCGACCCGAAAGTCGAGGCCGTTTGGATCTCGACGCCGAATCAATTTCATTGCGAGCACGTGATCGCGGCCGCCGAGCGCGGCAAGCACGCTGTCGTCGAAAAGCCGATGGCGCTCACGATCGAAGAGTGCGAGAGCATGGTCGCCGCGGTGGAGAAGAACAAAGTGAAGCTCCTCTGCGGCCACACGCAGAGCTTCAATCCCGCCATCCGCGCCATGAGGAAGGCCATCGCCTCCGGCGAGCTGGGCGGTCTTCGCGCGCTGCATACCTGGATGTACACCGACTGGATGCTGCGTCCGCGCATGCCGGCCGAGCTCGATCACAAGCTCGGCGGCGGCGTCGTTTACCGGCAGGGACCGCACCAGATCGACACGATCCGCCTTCTCGGTGCCGGCATGGTCAGGAGCGTGCGCGCCGTGACGGGGCAGTGGATGAGCGAGCGGCCGGCGCCGGGATATTACTCCGCGTTTCTCGAGTTTGAAGACGGCACGCCGGCCAGCGTCGTCTATAACGGTTACGGCTATTTCGATACCTCCGAGCTGACGTGGGGAATCGGCGAACGCCACTACAACCAGGAAGAAAGAGCGCGCGTCAGAAGCCAGCTCAGAAACAAAACGCTGGACGAAGAAAAGGCCAAGGAGGCGATGCGCTTCGGCGGCAAGAGGGAAGGCGAGTTTTCGCACGACGCTGCGGTTCAGGCGGATCGGGCGACGCACGGGATTCAAGGCGGCGGCCATTTTTTCGGCATCACTTTGGCCACCTGCGAGCGCGGCGACATCCGCCAATCGCCCGACGGGATTTATCTCTACGGCGACGAAGGCCGGAGAGAGATTCCCGTCACCGGACGGAGCGCGTCGCGGTTTTCCGAGTTGAACGAGCTTTACGAGGCCGTGACTCAGGACCGTCCGGTTTATCACGACGGACGGTGGGGCATGGCGACGCTGGAGGTCTGCTTGGCGATCATGCAGTCGGCGCGCGAGCGACGCGAGATTTTTCTCGCGCATCAGAGCCCGACGTCGGATTGA
- a CDS encoding ABC transporter substrate-binding protein, with amino-acid sequence MKINYGTAVILTTACLIALSFSPVFAASAEDLLAEINKLPASERQKRLEEGAKKEGTLTVYSNQGLDTIRAYSEGFGKKYPFIKVDSTRLQGAKGMERMLLEHRIGKFQADVAGVDFDNITELLKGGVLGRYDSPEKKAYAGQFWDKDGRWYVTDYTLVVIGYNSKLVKPSEAPKSYADLLNPKWKNDISIDTEPEQAVFAWLLDWGEAKTVEYMKALMRNGAVPRRGHTLQVQLLCSGETKIAVEVYPARIAQMKHEKGCPLEMVFPDPTPGSLGSHSGIAKGAAHPHAAALYLDYILSAEGASALAKNGGLPARKGVKGAYEEVSNLDEKGIRMILIGPDKMPVVKDKGYKLIEDIIIRKQIQ; translated from the coding sequence ATGAAAATAAACTACGGTACAGCCGTGATTTTAACCACGGCATGTTTGATCGCGCTGTCCTTTTCACCGGTTTTCGCCGCGAGCGCCGAGGATCTGCTCGCCGAGATCAATAAGCTTCCCGCGAGCGAGAGACAAAAACGGCTGGAGGAGGGTGCGAAAAAAGAAGGGACTCTCACGGTCTATTCCAACCAGGGACTAGATACGATCCGGGCCTACTCGGAGGGCTTCGGCAAGAAATATCCCTTCATCAAAGTCGACTCGACCCGTCTTCAGGGCGCCAAAGGGATGGAGCGGATGCTGCTGGAGCACAGGATCGGCAAGTTTCAGGCCGACGTCGCCGGCGTGGATTTCGACAACATCACCGAGTTGCTCAAAGGCGGGGTTCTCGGACGTTACGATTCGCCGGAGAAAAAGGCTTACGCGGGCCAGTTTTGGGACAAGGACGGACGCTGGTATGTGACGGATTACACGCTCGTGGTGATCGGTTACAACAGCAAGCTCGTGAAGCCGAGCGAGGCGCCGAAGAGTTACGCCGATCTGTTGAACCCGAAGTGGAAGAACGACATCTCGATCGACACCGAGCCCGAACAGGCGGTCTTCGCCTGGCTGCTCGATTGGGGCGAGGCCAAGACCGTCGAGTATATGAAAGCGCTGATGCGAAACGGCGCCGTGCCGCGCCGGGGCCACACGCTGCAAGTGCAGCTCCTGTGCAGCGGCGAGACCAAGATCGCGGTCGAAGTCTATCCCGCGAGGATCGCCCAGATGAAGCACGAGAAGGGATGCCCGCTCGAAATGGTCTTTCCCGATCCGACGCCGGGCTCTTTAGGAAGTCATTCGGGAATCGCCAAGGGCGCCGCGCACCCGCATGCCGCCGCGCTTTATCTCGACTATATTTTGAGCGCGGAGGGCGCCTCGGCTTTGGCGAAGAACGGCGGTCTGCCCGCGAGAAAGGGCGTGAAAGGGGCGTACGAAGAAGTTTCCAACTTGGATGAGAAGGGAATCCGCATGATCCTGATCGGTCCCGACAAGATGCCGGTGGTCAAAGACAAAGGCTACAAACTCATCGAGGACATCATCATCAGAAAGCAGATCCAGTGA
- a CDS encoding GIY-YIG nuclease family protein, with amino-acid sequence MSFSVYILRCADNSYYTGHTDNLEQRLAKHQAGEIEGYTSARLLVRLLFSEQFETREEALACERQIKGWSRKKKEAPMRGDWNEISRLAHRVRPSRAVEPNARGVRPSTGSGRTGSKG; translated from the coding sequence ATGAGTTTTAGCGTTTACATTCTGCGCTGTGCCGATAATTCCTACTATACTGGGCATACGGATAATCTTGAGCAGCGCCTGGCAAAACATCAGGCTGGTGAAATTGAGGGTTATACCTCGGCTAGACTTCTCGTAAGGTTGCTGTTTTCAGAGCAATTCGAGACACGGGAAGAAGCCTTAGCCTGTGAGCGGCAGATTAAAGGTTGGAGTCGGAAGAAAAAGGAAGCACCGATGCGGGGAGATTGGAACGAGATATCTCGATTAGCTCACCGAGTTCGCCCTTCGCGAGCGGTAGAGCCTAACGCTAGAGGTGTTCGTCCTTCGACGGGCTCAGGACGAACGGGGTCGAAGGGGTGA
- a CDS encoding ornithine cyclodeaminase family protein, with translation MAAIIGEKETRQLIDMRQAIKAVEEIFRHRAAGKVQSLPRRRLKGSQKQLNIMAAWHAGADLLCLRAYAGASNTISLYSGRTGEIRAILNAKYLSSLRTGAASGVAAKYLAPPKTDVVGIAGPGWQATFQVEAIVHACRVRHVLIYGRNPNKTRAFIKEMRRKISVELRESSSLEELEAESDVLVLATDAASPLIDGDRLKPEVLVISMGANQPVKHEVSGALIKRMDLIVTDDLPTAQTDSGDLIAACAKGIIQWENVIPLEKLVADGCPAPRPARILFQSNGIADEDLAVGRYVLQRAQKKKAKVKKVSEI, from the coding sequence ATGGCTGCGATCATCGGTGAGAAGGAAACTCGACAACTGATCGACATGCGGCAGGCGATCAAAGCCGTCGAGGAGATTTTTCGACATCGCGCGGCGGGCAAAGTGCAAAGCCTGCCGCGCCGCCGGCTGAAGGGCAGCCAAAAGCAGCTCAACATTATGGCGGCGTGGCACGCCGGCGCGGACCTGCTTTGTCTCCGCGCCTACGCCGGCGCGTCGAATACGATCTCTCTTTACAGCGGCCGCACGGGCGAGATTCGCGCGATCTTGAACGCCAAGTATCTCAGCAGTCTCCGCACCGGCGCCGCCAGCGGCGTCGCGGCAAAATATCTCGCGCCGCCGAAGACCGACGTGGTGGGAATCGCCGGCCCGGGATGGCAGGCGACTTTTCAAGTCGAAGCGATCGTGCATGCGTGCCGCGTCCGGCACGTTCTGATCTACGGGCGCAATCCAAACAAGACTCGGGCGTTCATCAAGGAGATGAGAAGGAAGATTTCCGTCGAACTCCGGGAGTCTTCGTCGCTCGAAGAGCTGGAGGCGGAATCGGACGTTCTCGTCCTGGCCACCGACGCGGCCTCGCCTCTCATCGACGGCGACCGCCTCAAGCCGGAAGTCCTGGTAATCTCGATGGGCGCGAATCAGCCGGTGAAGCACGAGGTCTCCGGCGCGCTGATCAAGCGGATGGATTTGATCGTCACCGACGATCTTCCCACGGCGCAGACGGACAGCGGCGACTTGATCGCCGCATGCGCGAAAGGAATTATTCAGTGGGAGAATGTGATCCCGCTGGAAAAACTCGTCGCCGACGGCTGCCCCGCGCCGCGTCCGGCTAGGATACTCTTTCAATCCAACGGCATCGCCGACGAAGACCTGGCGGTAGGGCGGTACGTTCTACAGCGGGCGCAGAAGAAAAAGGCCAAGGTAAAAAAAGTTTCAGAGATCTGA
- a CDS encoding SH3 domain-containing protein, whose translation MGDKYPRWTYVVIFALLIIVVVLAARAVVRKKSAAVVEPPAEQSAKTSGDKDLSGKEGQVRELRSEIAGLRKEAEANAKKAKELEAKLDETKKALVAAQQKLKLAQKQAERVAAAPSSTRSAARSVEPVPSQARERTAAKSAAPAPPPSARRPAEAGTYEVIRDTAVLEKPSISSREVALIQQGTTVNVVGSQGEWLEVRSKHGKPPGYIRREDAMFRQARGEVIR comes from the coding sequence ATGGGAGATAAATATCCAAGGTGGACCTACGTCGTCATCTTCGCGCTGCTGATTATCGTCGTTGTGCTGGCCGCTAGGGCCGTCGTCCGGAAAAAAAGCGCCGCCGTCGTCGAGCCGCCGGCGGAGCAGAGCGCGAAGACTTCAGGCGATAAAGATTTGTCCGGCAAGGAAGGGCAAGTTCGGGAGCTCAGAAGCGAAATCGCCGGGTTGCGCAAAGAGGCGGAGGCGAATGCCAAGAAGGCGAAAGAATTGGAGGCCAAGCTCGACGAAACCAAGAAGGCGCTTGTCGCGGCGCAGCAAAAACTCAAACTGGCGCAGAAGCAAGCCGAGCGCGTCGCCGCGGCTCCGTCTTCGACGCGAAGCGCGGCCCGCAGCGTCGAGCCCGTCCCGTCTCAGGCGAGAGAGAGAACCGCGGCGAAGAGCGCGGCGCCGGCGCCGCCGCCGAGCGCGAGGCGGCCGGCGGAGGCGGGCACGTACGAAGTCATCCGCGACACCGCCGTTCTGGAAAAACCGTCGATCTCTTCGCGCGAAGTGGCGCTGATCCAACAAGGGACGACGGTGAACGTCGTCGGGTCGCAGGGGGAATGGCTCGAAGTGCGCTCCAAGCACGGCAAGCCGCCCGGGTATATCCGCCGCGAGGACGCCATGTTCAGGCAGGCGCGGGGGGAAGTTATCAGATGA
- a CDS encoding methyltransferase domain-containing protein yields MKKLSVIYGILGGLLFLAAPAAAQDYKAILANPERPENERALDAIRKPEEMLKFYGVKPGDKVADLMASRGYYTAILSQAVGPKGIVHSATPTFRDETKERFKNPLYANVKLVEGGMGTVALPADGSLDFVLINLDYHEVDRADREAMNKRVFAALKPGGAYGVVDHSAQDGAGDTAAKTLHRIEKALVVKEVTAAGFKSGKEGEMLRNPDDPRTGNSLKEARGKTDRFVLKFEKPK; encoded by the coding sequence ATGAAAAAACTATCCGTGATTTACGGCATTCTGGGCGGTCTGTTGTTTTTGGCGGCCCCCGCTGCGGCTCAAGACTATAAGGCGATCCTCGCCAATCCGGAGCGGCCGGAGAACGAGCGGGCGTTGGACGCGATCCGCAAGCCCGAAGAGATGCTCAAGTTCTACGGCGTCAAGCCGGGCGACAAGGTGGCCGATCTCATGGCGAGCCGCGGCTACTACACCGCTATTCTCTCGCAGGCGGTCGGCCCGAAGGGCATCGTCCATTCGGCGACGCCCACGTTTCGCGACGAAACCAAGGAGCGTTTCAAAAATCCGCTCTACGCCAACGTGAAGCTCGTCGAAGGCGGCATGGGAACGGTCGCTTTGCCTGCGGACGGCTCGCTCGATTTTGTTCTCATCAACCTCGACTATCACGAGGTGGACCGGGCCGACCGCGAGGCGATGAACAAGAGAGTTTTTGCCGCGCTAAAGCCCGGCGGAGCCTACGGAGTCGTGGACCATTCGGCGCAGGACGGCGCGGGGGATACGGCGGCGAAGACGCTTCACCGCATCGAAAAAGCGCTGGTCGTGAAGGAAGTGACGGCGGCGGGTTTCAAATCCGGCAAAGAAGGGGAGATGCTGAGGAATCCGGACGACCCGCGCACGGGAAACTCGCTCAAAGAGGCGCGGGGGAAGACCGACCGGTTTGTGCTTAAGTTCGAAAAGCCAAAATAA